Proteins found in one Crassostrea angulata isolate pt1a10 chromosome 3, ASM2561291v2, whole genome shotgun sequence genomic segment:
- the LOC128178062 gene encoding DET1 homolog — translation MSVHNLAFQTGQGLRYNGKELLPRRINNQNLVYRLFHRQTHTPSPGTHFHQVRSLYTNVFPNYTVVNVEKPPCFLRKFSPDGKYFIAFSSDQTSLEIYTFQGSAAAEDLLQNVHGDFMSLNNDHASVNIRAKLFGRFFKLRHKTLVAKNGEQLNRECSLFTDNGNYVIVGSAMNIPEEPHPLFHDIYQNNESMSPNHKYQLEDYSLHIIDLETGILCDTRHFKFDKIFLSHNQGLYLYKNTLAILSVQQQTIHIFHVTPTGKFVDVRSIGRFCYEDDQLFFSQGSKRSSGQVIRPYAEQTINSLKHRLMVFLFQRAQAEGTSYALRKFYQYFDQFKVLRMWKMQLLDENHLLIKYASEDVVTLKCQDPNSQPSFFVVYNMMTTEVLAVFENTSEKLLELFENFCDLFRNATLHSESQFPCSASSNIHARQIQQRFKHTIINAKFGGHTEAVKRLLAQLPISSQSYSSSPYLDLALFSYDDKWVSMMERPKACGDHPIRFYARDSGLLKFKIYAGMLGKSPSPTARRLVAFTFHPSEPFAISVQRTNAEYVVNFHVRHCI, via the exons ATGTCAGTGCATAACTTGGCATTCCAAACAGGCCAGGGATTGCGATACAATGGAAAAGAGCTCCTTCCAAGACGGATAAATAACCAGAACCTGGTATACCGATTGTTCCACAGACAGACACATACACCAAGCCCGGGGACTCACTTCCATCAAGTGCGGTCACTATACACTAATGTGTTCCCTAACTACACAGTTGTCAATGTGGAGAAGCCTCCGTGCTTTCTCAGGAAGTTCTCTCCAGACGGGAAGTATTTCATTGCCTTCTCCTCAGACCAGACGTCACTAGAGATATACACCTTTCAG GGCTCTGCAGCTGCAGAAGACTTGCTACAAAATGTGCATGGAGATTTTATGTCACTGAACAATGATCATGCTTCAGTTAACATTCGTGCCAAACTCTTTGGTAGGTTCTTCAAGTTAAGACACAAAACACTTGTGGCTAAGAATGGAGAACAGTTGAATAGAGAGTGCAGTCTGTTCACAGACAATGGGAACTATGTCATTGTGGGGTCTGCCATGAACATACCAGAGGAACCCCATCCGTTGTTTCATGACATCTATCAGAACAATGAGTCTATGTCGCCCAACCATAAATACCAGCTGGAGGATTACTCCCTCCATATAATTGACTTGGAGACAGGGATATTATGTGATACCAGGCATTTCAAGTTTGATAAGATCTTTCTCTCCCACAATCAGGGGTTATACCTGTATAAGAACACACTGGCCATTTTGTCAGTGCAACAACAGACCATTCACATCTTTCATGTTACTCCAACTGGAAAGTTTGTGGATGTTCGAAGCATTGGAAGATTCTGTTATGAAGATGATCAGTTGTTCTTCAGTCAGGGGAGCAAGAGGAGTTCTGGCCAAGTTATCAGACCTTATGCGGAGCAGACAATAAATTCCCTGAAGCACAGACTTATGGTGTTCCTTTTCCAGCGGGCACAGGCAGAAGGCACTTCCTATGCTCTTCGCAAATTCTACCAGTATTTTGATCAGTTCAAAGTGTTGAGAATGTGGAAGATGCAACTTCTGGATGAGAATCATCTGTTGATCAAATATGCCAGTGAAGATGTGGTGACTTTGAAATGTCAGGATCCAAACTCTCAACCTTCCTTCTTTGTTGTCTACAACATGATGACAACTGAAGTGTTGGCCGTCTTTGAAAACACCTCTGAAAAACTTTTGGAGCTCTTTGAGAATTTCTGTGATTTGTTCCGGAATGCGACCCTGCACAGTGAATCTCAGTTCCCTTGCTCTGCCTCCAGCAACATTCATGCCCGACAAATTCAGCAGAGGTTCAAACACACAATCATCAATGCTAAATTTGGGGGCCACACAGAGGCAGTGAAGAGACTCCTGGCCCAGCTACCCATCAGCTCCCAGTCATACAGCAGCAGTCCATACTTAGACCTGGCCCTCTTCAGCTATGATGACAAGTGGGTGTCCATGATGGAGAGGCCAAAAGCTTGTGGGGATCACCCTATCAG GTTTTATGCACGGGATTCAGGTTTACTCAAGTTTAAGATATATGCTGGAATGCTGGGTAAAAGTCCATCCCCAACAGCTCGCCGTCTGGTCGCCTTCACATTTCATCCTAGTGAACCATTTGCCATCAGTGTTCAAAGAACAAATGCTGAATATGTGGTCAATTTCCATGTTAGACATTGCATCTGA
- the LOC128178065 gene encoding myocyte-specific enhancer factor 2C-like isoform X2, translating to MGRKKISITRINDERNRQVTFTKRKFGLMKKAYELSVLCDCEIALIIFTSNNKLYQYASSDMDKVLLKYTEYNDTVVSQTNKDILEMISKKDIKGEGDDDDDEKYTLTPNTEDRYRRIDQEYARVMTGTQKPVLYQQPMPVSVPVQGGSFPQTSQQQGAGGSVVLLQPSTAHTSIQQPTATKVSPSVTATKTSPSQQTQDLSPNSAAKETDFGQGKGKPNLRVVIPAKSETQTAKSQSTSLDTPQISQATPSTQLASVLPSAMLPTDLQINSADLAKLLGSAFTGGEGIPGPLTAAVQASGISLTPSGLTPTTSLQNLIIPLSHAQALQMQLSGKNVKAEPSSPQDKGGSSEDEGPPEKQPRMSSDR from the exons atggGAAGAAAGAAAATTTCGATAACTAGAATAAATGATGAGAGAAATCGTCAG GTGACATTCACCAAAAGAAAGTTTGGTCTGATGAAGAAGGCGTATGAGCTGAGTGTGCTGTGTGACTGTGAGATCGCTCTCATCATCTTCACCTCCAACAACAAGCTGTACCAGTATGCCAGCTCGGACATGGACAAGGTGTTGCTCAAGTACACCGAGTATAATGATACTGTGGTCAGCCAAACCAACAAGGACATTCTGGAG ATGATAAGCAAGAAGGATATTAAAGGGGAGggggatgatgatgatgatgaaaagtACACCTTAACCCCCAACACTGAAGATCGCTACCGCCGAATCGACCAGGAGTACGCCCGAGTGATGACAGGAACTCAAAAG CCAGTCCTGTACCAGCAGCCCATGCCAGTATCAGTTCCGGTGCAGGGAGGGAGTTTCCCCCAAACCAGTCAACAGCAGGGCGCTGGGGGCTCGGTGGTCTTACTGCAACCATCAACAGCTCATACTTCCATCCAGCAACCAACAG CAACCAAAGTCTCTCCCTCGGTAACAGCAACCAAAACATCTCCTAGCCAACAAACCCAGGACCTGTCTCCAAACTCTGCTGCTAAGGAAACCGATTTCGGCCAAGGAAAAGGAAAACCTAATCTACGAGTTGTCATTCCAGCAAAATCTGAA ACACAAACAGCTAAATCTCAATCCACGTCCCTCGACACTCCTCAGATTTCCCAAGCTACTCCCAGTACACAACTAGCGTCTGTCCTTCCATCAGCAATGTTACCCA CTGACTTGCAGATAAACAGTGCTGACCTGGCCAAGCTTTTGGGGTCAGCATTTACCGGAGGGGAAGGGATCCCAGGGCCGCTCACTGCTGCCGTGCAGGCTTCTGGAATATCCCTTACACCCAG TGGATTAACCCCTACTACCAGCTTACAGAACCTGATAATTCCTCTATCACATGCGCAGGCCCTCCAGATGCAGCTATCTGGCAAAAATGTCAAAGCAGAACCATCCTCACCCCAGGACAAAGGGGGGTCGTCTGAGGATGAAGGGCCCCCAGAAAAACAACCACGCATGTCATCTGACCGATGA
- the LOC128178065 gene encoding myocyte-specific enhancer factor 2A-like isoform X1, producing MGRKKISITRINDERNRQVTFTKRKFGLMKKAYELSVLCDCEIALIIFTSNNKLYQYASSDMDKVLLKYTEYNDTVVSQTNKDILEMISKKDIKGEGDDDDDEKYTLTPNTEDRYRRIDQEYARVMTGTQKQPVLYQQPMPVSVPVQGGSFPQTSQQQGAGGSVVLLQPSTAHTSIQQPTATKVSPSVTATKTSPSQQTQDLSPNSAAKETDFGQGKGKPNLRVVIPAKSETQTAKSQSTSLDTPQISQATPSTQLASVLPSAMLPTDLQINSADLAKLLGSAFTGGEGIPGPLTAAVQASGISLTPSGLTPTTSLQNLIIPLSHAQALQMQLSGKNVKAEPSSPQDKGGSSEDEGPPEKQPRMSSDR from the exons atggGAAGAAAGAAAATTTCGATAACTAGAATAAATGATGAGAGAAATCGTCAG GTGACATTCACCAAAAGAAAGTTTGGTCTGATGAAGAAGGCGTATGAGCTGAGTGTGCTGTGTGACTGTGAGATCGCTCTCATCATCTTCACCTCCAACAACAAGCTGTACCAGTATGCCAGCTCGGACATGGACAAGGTGTTGCTCAAGTACACCGAGTATAATGATACTGTGGTCAGCCAAACCAACAAGGACATTCTGGAG ATGATAAGCAAGAAGGATATTAAAGGGGAGggggatgatgatgatgatgaaaagtACACCTTAACCCCCAACACTGAAGATCGCTACCGCCGAATCGACCAGGAGTACGCCCGAGTGATGACAGGAACTCAAAAG CAGCCAGTCCTGTACCAGCAGCCCATGCCAGTATCAGTTCCGGTGCAGGGAGGGAGTTTCCCCCAAACCAGTCAACAGCAGGGCGCTGGGGGCTCGGTGGTCTTACTGCAACCATCAACAGCTCATACTTCCATCCAGCAACCAACAG CAACCAAAGTCTCTCCCTCGGTAACAGCAACCAAAACATCTCCTAGCCAACAAACCCAGGACCTGTCTCCAAACTCTGCTGCTAAGGAAACCGATTTCGGCCAAGGAAAAGGAAAACCTAATCTACGAGTTGTCATTCCAGCAAAATCTGAA ACACAAACAGCTAAATCTCAATCCACGTCCCTCGACACTCCTCAGATTTCCCAAGCTACTCCCAGTACACAACTAGCGTCTGTCCTTCCATCAGCAATGTTACCCA CTGACTTGCAGATAAACAGTGCTGACCTGGCCAAGCTTTTGGGGTCAGCATTTACCGGAGGGGAAGGGATCCCAGGGCCGCTCACTGCTGCCGTGCAGGCTTCTGGAATATCCCTTACACCCAG TGGATTAACCCCTACTACCAGCTTACAGAACCTGATAATTCCTCTATCACATGCGCAGGCCCTCCAGATGCAGCTATCTGGCAAAAATGTCAAAGCAGAACCATCCTCACCCCAGGACAAAGGGGGGTCGTCTGAGGATGAAGGGCCCCCAGAAAAACAACCACGCATGTCATCTGACCGATGA